A window of Leptospira hartskeerlii contains these coding sequences:
- a CDS encoding TonB-dependent receptor: MRRNIFRIAGLCIFLSYFVFAAFFPILSQDEETKPTNGKERTVAEKLELKKKISEYRPDAIVIRDRRSNLIGIASSASEGVVGSDQIKTRPIMRQGEIAELIPGVIVTQHSGGGKANQFFLRGFNLDHGTDLSSNVDGMPVNNVSHAHGQGYTDLNFLIPELVEQMQYKKGVYYADQGDFASAGAFNISYFKSLPKGIANVEGGTLGYARTLIAKSHKIGPGDLLYAFEISHNDGPWVISDNFRRVNGVTSYSVGDKQKGFSISLMGYKGNWHSTGQAPKRALRTGDSWLDPDSGLSRFESVDHNDGGWSNRASVNFEAHRLEKRYEAKTQFYGIYYDLRLFANFTYYLDDHERGDQHEQADRRTIVGSKSSYKDICDFWGIRMENTVGLQIRRDYIQNGLFHTEERARIETVREDGIIQISSGIYYENKIQWSKKFRTVFGLRGDYYKFIVDDWGTKEKADKNARLYSPKGSIIIGPWFKTEFYISGGYGFHSNDARGVVQKSDPADPLVQTRGGEVGLRTEPVHGWQSTFSVWQLDMNSELLFTGDNGTTEASRPSTRKGFEWANYYSYSSWLMIDADFATSRSRFRDNELSGNYIPGSIRNTLASGITLKNPDGFFGSLRVRYFGNRSLIEDNTVRSPATTTVNLQFGRNFGEDLSIVLEVFNLLNTHVSDIDYYYASRLKNEPVGPNEGGYNDIHTHPAQPRSIRLSMRASF; encoded by the coding sequence ATGAGGCGAAACATCTTTCGGATTGCCGGACTATGCATATTCTTATCTTACTTTGTCTTTGCGGCATTCTTCCCTATCCTTTCTCAGGATGAGGAAACAAAACCGACTAATGGAAAAGAAAGAACAGTAGCGGAAAAATTAGAACTAAAAAAGAAAATCTCCGAATATAGACCTGACGCTATCGTGATCAGAGACAGAAGATCAAACTTGATCGGGATCGCTTCTTCTGCAAGCGAAGGTGTGGTAGGTTCCGATCAAATTAAAACAAGACCCATTATGAGACAGGGAGAGATCGCCGAGTTGATCCCCGGTGTGATCGTAACCCAACATAGCGGTGGAGGAAAAGCAAATCAGTTTTTCCTAAGAGGTTTCAACTTAGACCATGGAACCGACCTTTCCTCTAATGTGGATGGAATGCCTGTTAATAACGTTAGCCATGCACATGGACAAGGTTATACAGATCTGAATTTTCTAATTCCGGAACTTGTGGAACAAATGCAATATAAGAAAGGAGTCTACTATGCAGACCAAGGTGATTTTGCTTCCGCAGGTGCATTCAATATTTCTTATTTTAAAAGTTTGCCCAAAGGTATCGCGAATGTGGAAGGAGGAACCTTAGGTTATGCAAGAACTCTTATTGCAAAGTCTCACAAAATAGGACCAGGTGATCTTCTATATGCATTCGAAATTTCTCATAACGACGGACCTTGGGTGATTTCAGATAACTTCCGAAGAGTAAATGGCGTCACAAGTTATTCTGTAGGAGATAAACAGAAAGGATTCAGCATCAGTCTTATGGGTTATAAAGGTAACTGGCATTCTACAGGACAAGCTCCTAAAAGAGCTCTTAGAACGGGAGATTCCTGGTTGGATCCGGATTCCGGTTTGAGTAGATTCGAAAGTGTGGATCATAATGATGGTGGATGGTCAAACAGAGCAAGTGTCAATTTCGAAGCTCATCGTTTGGAAAAAAGATACGAAGCAAAAACGCAATTCTACGGAATATATTATGATTTGCGATTATTCGCAAACTTCACATATTATTTGGACGACCACGAAAGAGGAGACCAACATGAACAAGCGGATCGAAGAACAATCGTAGGAAGCAAGTCTAGTTATAAGGATATCTGCGATTTCTGGGGAATCAGAATGGAGAATACGGTCGGACTTCAGATAAGAAGGGATTATATTCAGAACGGTCTTTTCCATACTGAAGAAAGAGCAAGGATAGAAACCGTAAGAGAAGATGGAATAATACAGATCAGCTCAGGTATATATTATGAAAATAAGATACAATGGTCTAAAAAATTTAGGACCGTATTTGGATTGAGAGGAGATTATTATAAATTTATCGTAGATGATTGGGGAACGAAAGAGAAAGCAGATAAAAACGCAAGGCTCTACAGTCCTAAAGGAAGTATTATTATAGGACCTTGGTTCAAAACGGAGTTTTATATAAGTGGAGGATACGGATTCCACAGCAACGACGCAAGAGGAGTGGTCCAAAAATCAGACCCTGCAGATCCACTAGTCCAAACAAGAGGTGGAGAAGTCGGCCTAAGAACCGAGCCAGTTCATGGTTGGCAATCGACATTCTCCGTTTGGCAATTGGATATGAATTCTGAACTTTTATTTACGGGAGACAATGGAACTACGGAAGCTAGCAGACCAAGCACTCGAAAAGGATTCGAATGGGCCAATTATTATTCTTACAGTTCTTGGCTCATGATAGATGCGGATTTTGCTACTTCCAGATCCAGGTTCAGAGACAATGAACTTTCAGGGAATTATATTCCAGGGTCCATCCGTAATACGTTGGCATCCGGGATTACTTTAAAAAATCCTGATGGTTTTTTCGGATCACTTAGGGTAAGATATTTTGGAAATCGTTCCTTGATCGAAGATAATACTGTCCGCTCTCCCGCGACCACTACGGTGAATTTACAGTTTGGGAGGAATTTCGGGGAAGATTTGAGTATCGTTCTTGAAGTATTCAATTTATTGAATACTCATGTAAGCGATATAGATTATTATTATGCATCCAGATTGAAAAATGAACCTGTCGGTCCGAATGAAGGAGGGTACAATGACATCCATACCCACCCTGCTCAGCCTAGATCGATACGACTTTCTATGAGGGCTTCTTTTTAG
- a CDS encoding sensor histidine kinase, whose translation MKVSILLVDDHADNLQVMEHILKSPELNLIKAGSGEEALKALLDEPDEVALIFMDVRMPGMDGFEAAALIRQREKCAKIPIIFLTAYANNETGMFKGYSLGAVDFLVKPTAPEILRSKASVFVDLHKKNKILRIQEELLRQSHDELEIRVEERTFELHRVNNELMTEIAERKRAEEALTASLKEKEVLLREIHHRVKNNLQIVSSILSLQGNYITDRKSLEMFQDCQSRIKSIALIHELLYQNEDLAHTDFQEYLNSLVTNLLRTYRVNSRIRFEIHAESVHLTLDTAIHCGLIVTELVTNSLKYGFKNREEGTIQISITSKYEEYSLTVEDDGVGFPEEIDYRQTDSLGLQLVNTLTHQIDGSLILDRSKGTKFTLVFRERSRVRK comes from the coding sequence ATGAAAGTGAGTATTTTACTCGTAGACGACCATGCAGATAATTTGCAGGTAATGGAGCATATTCTTAAGAGCCCTGAATTGAATTTGATCAAAGCGGGTTCAGGAGAAGAAGCATTGAAGGCACTTCTAGACGAACCTGACGAAGTAGCATTGATCTTCATGGACGTAAGAATGCCCGGAATGGACGGATTCGAAGCTGCAGCATTGATCCGGCAAAGGGAAAAATGTGCCAAGATCCCGATCATTTTTCTCACCGCTTATGCAAATAACGAAACTGGAATGTTCAAAGGATATTCTTTGGGAGCGGTTGACTTCTTGGTTAAACCGACTGCGCCGGAGATCTTAAGATCAAAAGCTTCCGTGTTCGTGGACCTACATAAGAAAAACAAAATATTACGGATCCAGGAAGAACTTCTAAGACAAAGCCATGATGAATTGGAAATAAGAGTAGAAGAAAGGACTTTCGAACTACATAGAGTCAACAATGAGTTGATGACCGAGATAGCAGAACGAAAAAGAGCTGAGGAGGCGTTAACGGCTTCCTTAAAAGAGAAGGAAGTCTTACTCAGGGAAATTCATCATAGGGTTAAGAACAATCTACAAATTGTTTCCAGTATCTTAAGTCTGCAAGGAAACTATATAACGGATCGTAAGTCTTTGGAAATGTTCCAAGATTGCCAGTCTAGGATCAAATCAATCGCTCTGATCCATGAGTTATTATACCAAAACGAGGATCTGGCACATACGGACTTCCAGGAATATTTAAACAGTTTGGTTACAAACCTTCTGAGAACCTACAGAGTTAATTCCAGGATACGATTCGAAATACATGCCGAATCCGTTCATCTAACATTGGATACTGCGATCCATTGCGGATTGATCGTAACGGAGCTGGTCACCAATTCATTAAAATACGGATTTAAGAACAGGGAAGAGGGAACGATCCAAATCTCTATTACGTCAAAATACGAGGAGTATTCTTTGACTGTAGAAGATGACGGGGTAGGTTTTCCGGAAGAAATTGACTATCGACAAACCGATTCTTTGGGTTTACAATTGGTTAACACTTTGACCCATCAAATAGACGGAAGTTTGATCTTGGATCGGAGCAAGGGGACTAAGTTCACCTTAGTCTTTCGAGAAAGGAGCCGAGTCCGAAAATGA
- a CDS encoding response regulator, giving the protein MKDTRILIVEDEGLVAQDIRHRLIRMGYPEPSIANTGETAVKQAIALQPDLILIDIVLANGYLDGIDAAKRIRKFLDVPIVYITASSDSQTLTRAKLTEPNAYILKPFQTRELQIVIELILYKHEVEKELMEKARLVSAELRNMQEGVIAFDSKGQISFMNLSAEKLTGWLESDAIGKPLADVLSMKNLPDMESFELDNHFAEKIPLEIVPSHGLLLSKNGLSTEVFTFTKSVPKNKEVDVDRILVIRDYVKK; this is encoded by the coding sequence ATGAAGGACACTAGGATTTTGATCGTAGAAGACGAGGGGCTTGTTGCCCAGGATATCCGTCATAGACTAATAAGGATGGGATATCCCGAGCCTAGTATTGCAAACACAGGCGAAACTGCGGTCAAGCAGGCAATCGCGCTCCAGCCCGATCTGATCCTGATCGATATAGTTCTTGCGAATGGGTATTTGGATGGAATAGATGCAGCGAAAAGGATCCGAAAATTTTTAGATGTTCCTATCGTATATATTACAGCTTCTTCCGATTCTCAGACGTTAACACGGGCTAAATTAACCGAACCGAATGCGTATATTCTAAAACCTTTTCAAACCAGAGAATTACAAATAGTGATCGAACTAATCTTGTATAAACACGAAGTGGAGAAGGAGCTGATGGAAAAGGCGAGACTTGTTTCTGCCGAGCTTCGGAATATGCAAGAAGGAGTGATTGCTTTCGATTCGAAGGGACAAATCTCCTTTATGAATTTATCAGCTGAAAAACTTACCGGTTGGCTAGAATCTGATGCTATCGGAAAACCTCTCGCCGATGTATTGAGTATGAAAAATCTTCCGGATATGGAAAGTTTCGAATTGGATAATCATTTTGCGGAAAAAATCCCCCTTGAGATAGTCCCTTCTCACGGGCTTTTGCTCTCTAAGAACGGACTCAGTACTGAAGTTTTTACATTTACTAAGTCTGTTCCTAAAAATAAGGAAGTGGACGTAGATCGTATTTTGGTAATACGAGACTACGTTAAAAAATAG
- a CDS encoding response regulator, translating into MISSEAKILIVEDESIVAKDILSKLSDLGYDFVSIASTGNEALRKVYLDKPDLLLMDIMLSRGNYDGIETVQEILDKMDLPVIYLTAYADESTLLRSKPTRPYGYLLKPFQTKELQIAIEIALNKHGLDKKRKRERRNMSAILHGVKDLIKPSSEEAEV; encoded by the coding sequence ATGATCTCCAGCGAAGCAAAAATACTGATCGTAGAGGACGAGAGCATAGTCGCCAAGGATATACTCAGCAAATTGTCCGATCTTGGTTATGATTTTGTAAGCATCGCTTCTACAGGAAATGAAGCATTAAGGAAAGTTTATTTAGATAAACCGGACCTTCTTCTCATGGATATTATGTTGTCCAGAGGGAATTACGACGGAATAGAAACTGTCCAAGAAATTTTGGATAAGATGGATCTTCCTGTGATCTATCTTACAGCTTACGCGGATGAGTCTACTCTTCTTCGCAGCAAACCTACAAGGCCTTACGGATATCTGCTAAAACCTTTTCAGACTAAAGAGTTGCAGATCGCTATAGAAATCGCTTTGAACAAACATGGACTGGATAAAAAGAGAAAAAGAGAGAGAAGGAACATGTCCGCCATACTGCACGGCGTGAAAGATCTGATCAAACCCTCTTCTGAAGAGGCGGAAGTTTGA
- a CDS encoding hybrid sensor histidine kinase/response regulator, whose product MKNAPTIDPKQDKDSVNPKQLLEVLTAFKRGDFSKRMPLDQVGIAGKISDLINDIMDQNDRMVKEFERISNEVGQEGKISQRVSGISSIGSWGICMNSINSLIGNLVQPNTEVMRVIGAVAGGDLSQNMSLEIDGRPLKGEFFRTAKIVNIMVDQLNSFASEVTRVAKEVGTEGKLGGQADVRGVAGTWKDLTDSVNSMASNLTGQVRDIAEVTKAVATGDLSKKITVDVKGEILELKNTINTMVDQLNSFASEVTRVAKEVGTEGKLGGQADVRGVAGTWKDLTDSVNSMASNLTGQVRNIAEVTTAVARGDLSKKITVDVKGEILELKDTINTMVDQLNSFASEVTRVAREVGTEGELGGQADVQGVAGTWKDLTDSVNSMASNLTGQVRNIAEVTTAVARGDLSKKITVDVKGEILELKDTINTMVDQLNSFASEVTRVAREVGTEGKLGGQADVQGVAGTWKDLTDSVNSMASNLTGQVRNIAEVTTAVATGDLSKKITVDVKGEILELKDTINTMVDQLNSFASEVTRVAREVGTEGKLGGQANVRGVAGTWKDLTDSVNSMASNLTGQVRNIAEVTTAVARGDLSKKITVDVKGEILELKVTINTMVDQLNSFASEVTRVAREVGTEGELGGQADVQGVAGTWKDLTDSVNSMASNLTGQVRNIAEVTTAVANGDLSKKITVDVKGEILELKNTINTMVDQLNSFASEVTRVAREVGAEGKLGGQADVRGVAGTWKDLTDSVNFMAGNLTGQVRDIAEVTKAVATGDLSKKITVDVKGEILELKNTINTMVDQLNSFASEVTRVAKEVGTEGKLGGQADVRGVAGTWKDLTDSVNSMASNLTGQVRNIAEVTTAVARGDLSKKITVDVKGEILELKDTINTMVDQLNSFASEVTRVAREVGTEGELGGQADVRGVAGTWKDLTDSVNSMASNLTGQVRNIAEVTTAVARGDLSKKITVDVKGEILELKDTINTMVDQLNSFASEVTRVAREVGTEGKLGGQANVQGVAGIWKDLTDSVNFMANNLTTQVRGIAKVVTSVANGDLKKKLYLEAKGEIAELSDTINDMIDTLGLFGDQVTTVAKEVGIEGRLGGQASVPGAAGLWRNLTDNVNQLASNLTTQVRAIAEVATGVTKGDLSRTVTIQAAGEVAALSDNINEMIRNLRETTRINTEQDWLKTNLAKFTRLLQGQRNLVNVSKLILSELAPLVSAQHGAFFITENVEEGPLLKLLVSYAYQERKNLSNRFYPGEGLIGQCFLEKERILVTHVPSSYIMINSALGEAPPINIVVLPVLFEGEVKAVIELASFSNFTPIHLNFLDQLTESIGIVLNTIAAGMRTEELLIQSQTLTEELQGRQEELTNTNQRLEEQAKSLKASEDMLKDQREELQEKNEELEEKARLLAKKNSEVERKNREVEQARHSLEEKARQLALTSRYKSEFLANMSHELRTPLNNMLILSRLLYDNESRNLSEKQTEYAKTIHSSGNDLLQLINDILDLSKIESGKMSVDLDSVSIEELGGYLDRSFRETARNKDLKFQVEIDPELPSRITTDLQRLQQILQNLLSNAFKFTHKGGVKLRIESSSAGWSKDHKILNQGGSVIAFSVIDTGIGISAEKQGLIFEAFRQADGSTSRKYGGTGLGLSISKEITRILGGELKLESEPEVGSKFTLYLPMDYIQVEENPIEPDSIKWSENPDNDSSGSNDSYVRSKIKATRRVLEDETQNESKEKVLIIEEDETFAKSLLEIAKSNGFKGTVALDGKSGISALQESSFNAVLLDVQLSDMDGSLILNWLKRNPKLRQLPVHVLSGENDWRRSLEIGAISHLRKPVGIESLNEAFEKIKTYLHKIDKTVYVCGIEKEHFKFLEEKLTSKDLVLKNIESGQEVLDILKKEIPDCILIGSKFQDMSVTDLVSKINLLDPERTLILFYSDEQNGPENFQKLLSFNGSNILKFVNSYATSLEEIKIHLHEPESVSKSGDTYSLEGHKVLIVDDDVRNIFALTSMLELHKMKIHYAENALDGINILEKNPDIEIVLMDVMMPDMDGYEAMKVIRSKTEFVNLPILALTAKAMKGDREKCIEAGATEYITKPVSVDHLLSLLRVLLCR is encoded by the coding sequence ATGAAGAATGCCCCAACAATAGATCCCAAACAAGATAAAGATTCTGTAAATCCGAAACAATTATTGGAAGTTCTTACTGCATTTAAACGAGGGGACTTTTCTAAACGAATGCCTTTGGACCAAGTTGGGATCGCAGGTAAAATTTCAGACTTAATAAATGATATCATGGACCAAAATGATAGAATGGTCAAAGAGTTTGAAAGGATCAGTAACGAAGTTGGACAAGAGGGTAAAATTTCTCAAAGGGTTAGCGGTATTTCTTCTATAGGTTCTTGGGGGATTTGTATGAATTCAATCAACTCTCTCATCGGAAATCTTGTGCAACCGAATACGGAAGTGATGAGGGTGATCGGCGCTGTTGCTGGCGGTGACCTTTCTCAAAACATGTCTTTGGAAATAGATGGAAGACCTCTTAAGGGAGAATTTTTTAGAACCGCAAAGATTGTGAACATCATGGTGGACCAGTTGAATTCATTCGCTTCCGAGGTAACGAGGGTTGCGAAAGAGGTGGGAACAGAAGGTAAACTTGGTGGTCAGGCGGATGTTCGAGGAGTTGCGGGGACTTGGAAAGACTTAACAGATAGTGTAAACTCAATGGCGTCTAACCTTACAGGTCAGGTGCGTGATATCGCGGAAGTGACTAAGGCAGTTGCGACCGGTGACTTATCCAAGAAGATCACTGTGGATGTTAAGGGAGAGATCTTAGAGCTCAAAAACACAATCAATACGATGGTGGACCAGTTGAACTCCTTCGCATCCGAGGTAACCCGGGTTGCGAAAGAGGTGGGAACAGAAGGTAAACTTGGTGGACAAGCGGACGTTCGAGGAGTAGCGGGAACTTGGAAAGACTTAACAGATAGCGTGAACTCAATGGCATCTAACCTTACGGGTCAGGTGCGTAATATTGCCGAAGTTACTACAGCAGTAGCTCGAGGAGACTTATCCAAGAAAATCACGGTGGATGTTAAGGGAGAGATCCTTGAACTGAAGGATACCATCAACACGATGGTGGACCAGTTGAACTCATTCGCTTCCGAGGTAACCCGGGTTGCTCGAGAAGTGGGAACGGAAGGAGAGTTAGGTGGCCAGGCGGACGTACAGGGAGTTGCGGGAACTTGGAAAGACTTAACGGATAGTGTGAACTCAATGGCATCTAATCTTACGGGTCAGGTGCGTAATATTGCCGAAGTTACTACAGCAGTTGCTCGAGGAGACTTATCCAAGAAGATCACGGTGGATGTTAAGGGAGAGATCCTTGAACTGAAGGATACCATCAACACGATGGTGGACCAGTTGAACTCCTTCGCTTCCGAGGTAACCAGGGTTGCTCGAGAAGTGGGAACAGAAGGTAAACTTGGTGGACAAGCAGACGTACAGGGGGTAGCGGGAACTTGGAAAGACTTAACGGATAGTGTGAATTCGATGGCATCCAACCTTACGGGTCAGGTGCGTAATATTGCCGAAGTTACTACAGCAGTGGCAACCGGTGACTTATCCAAGAAGATCACGGTGGATGTTAAGGGAGAGATCCTCGAACTGAAGGATACTATCAACACGATGGTGGACCAGTTGAACTCATTCGCTTCCGAGGTAACCAGGGTTGCTCGAGAGGTAGGAACAGAAGGTAAACTGGGTGGTCAAGCAAATGTTCGAGGAGTTGCGGGAACTTGGAAGGATTTAACAGATAGTGTGAACTCAATGGCATCCAACCTAACAGGTCAGGTGCGTAATATTGCCGAAGTTACTACAGCGGTTGCTCGGGGTGACTTATCCAAGAAGATCACAGTGGATGTTAAGGGAGAGATCCTAGAACTGAAAGTGACCATCAACACGATGGTGGACCAGCTAAACTCATTCGCATCCGAGGTAACGAGGGTTGCGCGAGAGGTGGGAACAGAAGGAGAGTTAGGTGGGCAGGCGGACGTTCAGGGTGTTGCGGGAACTTGGAAAGACTTAACAGATAGTGTTAACTCGATGGCATCCAACCTTACAGGTCAGGTGCGTAATATTGCCGAAGTTACTACAGCAGTAGCGAACGGAGATTTATCCAAAAAGATCACGGTGGATGTTAAGGGAGAGATCTTAGAACTCAAAAACACAATCAATACGATGGTGGACCAGTTGAATTCATTCGCTTCCGAGGTAACGAGGGTTGCGCGAGAGGTAGGGGCAGAGGGTAAGCTTGGTGGACAAGCGGACGTTCGAGGAGTTGCAGGAACTTGGAAAGACTTAACGGATAGTGTGAACTTTATGGCCGGTAACTTGACCGGCCAAGTGCGTGATATCGCGGAAGTTACCAAGGCAGTTGCGACCGGTGACTTATCCAAGAAGATCACTGTGGATGTTAAGGGAGAAATCTTAGAACTTAAAAACACGATCAATACGATGGTGGACCAGTTGAACTCCTTCGCATCCGAGGTAACCCGGGTTGCGAAAGAGGTGGGAACAGAAGGTAAACTTGGTGGACAAGCGGATGTTCGAGGAGTTGCAGGAACTTGGAAAGACTTAACAGATAGTGTAAACTCAATGGCGTCTAACCTCACAGGTCAGGTGCGTAATATTGCCGAAGTTACTACAGCAGTTGCTCGAGGTGACTTATCTAAGAAGATCACGGTGGATGTTAAGGGAGAGATCCTTGAGTTGAAGGATACCATCAACACGATGGTGGACCAGTTGAACTCATTCGCTTCCGAGGTAACCCGGGTTGCTCGAGAAGTGGGAACAGAAGGAGAGTTAGGTGGTCAGGCGGACGTTCGAGGAGTTGCAGGAACTTGGAAAGACTTAACGGATAGTGTGAACTCAATGGCATCCAACCTTACAGGTCAGGTGCGTAATATTGCCGAAGTTACTACAGCGGTTGCTCGGGGTGACTTATCCAAGAAGATCACGGTGGATGTTAAAGGAGAGATCCTTGAACTGAAGGATACCATCAACACGATGGTGGACCAGTTGAACTCATTTGCTTCCGAGGTAACCAGGGTTGCTCGAGAGGTGGGAACAGAAGGTAAACTGGGCGGACAGGCAAATGTGCAAGGGGTTGCAGGTATCTGGAAGGATCTTACAGATAGTGTGAACTTCATGGCGAACAATCTTACCACGCAAGTAAGGGGCATCGCCAAAGTAGTAACTTCCGTTGCAAACGGGGACTTAAAGAAAAAGTTATATTTAGAAGCAAAAGGAGAGATCGCAGAACTCTCGGATACGATTAACGACATGATCGATACCTTGGGGCTTTTCGGAGACCAGGTGACCACGGTTGCAAAAGAAGTGGGTATCGAAGGAAGATTGGGAGGCCAAGCAAGTGTGCCAGGTGCCGCGGGTCTTTGGAGAAACCTTACGGATAACGTGAACCAGCTCGCTTCTAACTTGACCACTCAGGTGAGAGCGATCGCGGAAGTGGCAACAGGTGTGACCAAAGGTGATCTATCTCGAACAGTTACCATCCAAGCTGCTGGAGAGGTGGCAGCCTTATCGGATAATATTAACGAAATGATCCGAAACTTAAGGGAAACTACTCGGATCAATACGGAGCAAGACTGGTTAAAAACGAACCTAGCAAAATTCACAAGATTATTACAAGGACAAAGGAATTTAGTCAACGTAAGCAAATTGATTTTGTCCGAACTTGCTCCACTTGTTTCCGCACAACATGGCGCATTCTTCATTACTGAAAATGTAGAAGAAGGTCCATTACTCAAACTACTAGTAAGTTACGCCTACCAAGAAAGGAAAAACCTATCGAACCGTTTCTATCCTGGAGAAGGTCTGATCGGTCAATGTTTCCTGGAAAAAGAAAGGATACTCGTTACACATGTCCCTTCCAGCTATATCATGATCAATTCGGCTTTAGGAGAAGCTCCTCCGATCAATATAGTCGTCTTACCGGTGTTATTCGAGGGAGAAGTGAAGGCAGTGATAGAGCTTGCATCCTTCTCAAACTTCACTCCGATCCATTTGAATTTTTTGGATCAGTTGACTGAAAGTATCGGGATCGTATTGAATACAATTGCTGCAGGGATGAGGACGGAAGAACTTCTGATCCAATCTCAAACTCTGACAGAAGAGTTACAAGGACGACAAGAAGAATTGACCAATACCAACCAACGATTGGAAGAACAAGCCAAATCCCTAAAGGCGTCCGAGGATATGCTTAAGGACCAAAGGGAGGAGTTGCAGGAAAAGAACGAAGAATTAGAAGAGAAAGCAAGACTACTCGCCAAAAAGAACAGTGAGGTAGAAAGAAAGAATAGAGAAGTAGAACAGGCCAGACATTCCCTGGAAGAAAAGGCCCGCCAGCTTGCGCTTACTTCCAGATACAAATCGGAGTTTTTGGCAAACATGTCACACGAGTTGAGAACTCCGTTGAACAATATGCTGATCCTATCTCGATTATTGTATGATAATGAGAGTCGAAACTTATCTGAAAAACAGACTGAATATGCAAAAACTATCCATAGTTCAGGAAACGATCTATTACAGTTGATTAACGATATATTAGATCTTTCTAAAATTGAGTCCGGTAAGATGAGTGTGGATCTGGATTCTGTTTCTATTGAAGAATTGGGAGGATATTTAGATCGTTCTTTTAGAGAAACTGCAAGGAATAAGGACTTGAAATTCCAAGTGGAAATAGATCCCGAACTTCCTTCTAGGATCACTACTGACTTGCAAAGATTGCAGCAGATTCTCCAGAACCTTCTTTCTAATGCATTCAAATTTACTCATAAAGGTGGCGTGAAGCTTAGAATAGAATCTTCTTCTGCAGGCTGGAGTAAGGATCATAAGATCTTAAACCAAGGAGGTAGTGTGATCGCATTCTCCGTGATTGATACTGGAATTGGTATTTCTGCCGAAAAACAAGGTCTGATCTTCGAAGCCTTCCGACAAGCGGACGGAAGCACTAGCAGAAAATATGGAGGAACTGGACTTGGGCTTTCCATTAGCAAAGAGATCACTCGAATCTTAGGTGGAGAATTAAAATTGGAAAGTGAACCTGAGGTTGGGAGTAAGTTCACCTTATACCTTCCAATGGATTATATCCAAGTGGAAGAAAATCCTATCGAGCCTGATTCGATCAAATGGTCTGAGAATCCTGATAATGATTCTTCCGGTTCAAATGATTCCTATGTAAGAAGTAAGATCAAAGCCACGCGAAGAGTTTTAGAGGATGAAACTCAAAACGAATCCAAAGAAAAGGTTTTGATTATAGAGGAAGATGAAACATTTGCGAAGTCTCTTTTGGAGATCGCTAAGAGTAACGGGTTCAAGGGAACAGTTGCCTTGGATGGAAAAAGTGGGATCTCTGCATTACAAGAATCTTCTTTTAATGCAGTCTTGTTGGACGTCCAACTCTCTGATATGGATGGAAGTTTGATCTTAAATTGGTTGAAACGAAATCCTAAACTCAGGCAACTTCCTGTCCATGTGCTTTCCGGAGAGAACGATTGGAGAAGGAGTTTAGAGATCGGAGCAATCTCACATTTGAGAAAGCCGGTCGGAATAGAATCCTTAAACGAGGCATTCGAGAAGATCAAAACCTACTTACATAAAATAGATAAAACAGTTTATGTTTGTGGAATAGAGAAGGAACATTTTAAATTCCTAGAGGAAAAACTTACCTCCAAGGATCTCGTACTGAAGAATATAGAGTCCGGTCAGGAAGTTTTAGACATTCTAAAAAAAGAAATCCCGGATTGTATTCTTATCGGGAGTAAATTTCAGGATATGTCCGTTACCGATCTGGTTTCTAAGATTAATTTATTAGATCCGGAGAGAACATTGATACTATTCTATTCGGACGAGCAGAATGGACCTGAAAATTTTCAGAAACTTCTATCCTTTAATGGTTCGAATATTCTGAAATTTGTAAATTCTTATGCAACTTCACTCGAAGAGATCAAGATTCATTTGCATGAACCTGAATCGGTTTCTAAGTCGGGAGATACATATTCTCTAGAAGGCCATAAGGTTCTGATCGTAGATGACGATGTAAGGAATATATTCGCGTTAACGAGTATGTTGGAATTACATAAAATGAAAATACATTATGCGGAGAATGCGTTAGACGGAATTAATATTTTGGAAAAGAATCCGGATATAGAGATCGTTCTTATGGATGTAATGATGCCGGATATGGACGGATACGAAGCAATGAAAGTGATCCGTTCTAAGACTGAATTTGTAAATCTGCCTATTTTAGCGCTTACGGCAAAAGCGATGAAAGGGGACCGTGAAAAATGTATAGAGGCCGGCGCGACAGAATATATAACTAAGCCGGTCAGTGTGGACCATTTGCTTTCTCTGCTTCGGGTGTTGTTGTGCAGGTAG